The DNA window TTActactgtagtggctgcttgtaatatttcaatataagcttatattaaattgtgggttcaatttaattagaaaaaagctaattgggtgaggtcatgtccaaattcttccttagatccctgactggacccaatatgtgactttataaataggagaataaaagagacagaaaattaattaatagagccacaattttcgtccccctctagagaaagagagagaattcaaaaattgctccctccgtgagctgagttctgtcttcattattcgagtcctagtattctggtgagatttgcccacacaaatatcagtatacagttcgggacaccagtcaaatgatcagaggtcgagtactgaagatcttcacgtggagacggagcaagccatcatcgattcttgattgaatcaacgaggtaaattggctaattccgtagtgagcatgttttagggattttatgtgctaaagcatgttttaattcaagttatgagcatgatacatgtgataattacgcgaatagaatttgtctaaataatctgctaaatagatcaaatttatgtgatcggatctcatgcacgcttccgctgccaaccccttcagtaaTTTCGAAACCCGAATTTGAAATCGGGCTATTCGGGTTTACCCGGTCGGGTCATCGGGCTAGGTGGGCTGACCCggtcgggttacgggtcggcccgtcgggttgaaggcttatGGACAGCGCGCAGTCTTTGTAAAGggcataactttctctacaaagctccgattgaggcgtacaagatactcacgcgaagccctttagaatatgcattatgggcttatcgGACTTCAAAATCGCAAGAAACATTGACTcgaacaaggctgctgcacatctacatattttatgcatatttttctaattcattttctatcaattctcaacaaacatgtaaacataccaaaatatagaaatataatcaaaatcatccaagacaattctctaaaaccatgcaaaatccaaatacgtcaaccgactatataagatcacgaaaaaaatcattgtgtggttcatggattcataaatactcgcatataaaagctttcttttagtatatttccaatataatagtgcaaagtatTTTGGAGTCgtttcgtcattgaattatgcgtactttgatgattcttaaaacaaagataaatcagTATTTGACTTATCTACAactgaaataaattaaatttgaccaattataattcaagaaaactttagagttactccaattagctagcatcttgataattcactctttaacaattaaaaatatttttgttacatctacgctccacctctcacgttatgagaattttattcaattttctaagaattgatttatgtttgaattttgaaacaaagtgttcatttatgttttaaatacataaacataaacatactattgatagatattttgtaaataattacgtaaatatgtaataaataagttattttaatttgaaaaacttaatcttttttctaaaatcttaaagaaaattaaaaatacgtatttcattgttgcatgactaattaaaaatatgtatataattaaaaaaaattaaaatacgtattatttttttgaaaatagtaacaaaactaaaaatacgcattggcccgaataacccgatgggttagcccgaaacccgaagggttagggttagggttgaacttttgtAACCCGAAAAAAGCATAACCCAAATAGctcgtacccgaatggcccgacaacccgttcgggttggcCCAAACCCGAatgggttggcccgattgacatccctagttggTTAAAAAGTTTTAATTCGTCGAATGTAATTTAAGGTTTTCAACGGCAATAGTTTCCTTTGGTTGTGTCGTATGCTATAATGATTAACAAAAGTCAAGGTCAATCACTTTCACTTGTTGAATTGTTTTTTAGGAAACCTGTCTTTAGTCATGAACAACTCTATTGCAATAGCAAGAGTTACAAGTCGTGAAGGTTTAAAGATTTTAGTTTGTAAAGATGAACTTGATAGCAGTGGTGATTCCATTATTAATGAGGTTTACAAAGAAATGTTTCAAAACTTTatgttgtactccctccgttccatagtaatggagacgtttcttttagcacggagattaagaaaaaattgttttaggtgagttaagtaaagagagaataaagtgaaaaatgaaaaaggttgagagatgaagagagaataaagtaagagagagtaaagtagttAAGTAGGTGTgcagaaatgtgttgacttttactaaaaagggaaatgactctattactatgaaacgtaccaaaatggcaaaatgactctattactatggaacgtaggGAGTATTTGTTTGGTGTTTGGTTTTAAGTTATGTATTTGTTTTtgaatatgtaattttttatccCTATAACTCGTGAACTTTTTAGCTATTGAAAATCAGAAAATGTATCTTTTTGTTTGGTTTTTACTTTTAAGTTTTGTTTCTACAATTTATAtctattttctaaaaatttatTGGACCGTGCATAGCACGGACGTTAAAACTAGTTATACATACATTGTACTAGTAgaatatgtactccctccgttcccacATAGTTGAGGGGAAACGTTTCGGCACGGAATTTAATCAATGAATGTTGaatatgttaaataaatagataaaaaaagtaagagagataagaaagtagaaagaataaagtaaaatgtgaataaaataaaagagagtaaataaaaaagagaaaaagagtactatatatataaatgactcaactatgagaaaacttcccgaaatagaaaaatgactcaagaaCGGAGGGAATGACAAATTATTGTTTAAATAAGTTAGATgaggtgtgttatattgctaactctctcttaaattgctaactacaactaaattatAGACATTGGATTATTAAATCAAGGCACAAGATCATTTATCCACGACACGGATATCAATGCAAtgcaaaaaaatatcaattagaggtattaatgtcaattaacaaaaagttagttataactcccttttaaaaaatatttcaaaattttaaataattataattatctcaatttatattatttttttacacaaaatatatcaaattaaagataattttataaggattctaacaagATCTcatttgcatatgttccgatgtcaaaatttaataatattttcgTAAATTTCATATATTTCGTCAATAGTTTTATGTCAATATAACTAACAAAATATGTCAACTTAATACATgtaaaatgtcaatatgaatctgtgttgacatattcaaagCATGGCGTTGATATGTTTAattcattgtgttgacattttgatcTAAAACACTAAATCTTTAGATTTttagtattaaaatataaaaaatgaatttacatGTGGCAATTTATAGATCATTAGATCTTTAGAATTTTATggttttaaattagttgtagttagcaattgagGGGTGATttaacaattgatcacacccctaAGTTATAGGATACGTAAAAGTGGAATGCAAGAATAGTTTTTTTGATAATATTCTTTTTTAATCCTATTTATGTGCATAGGTTAATTAATTTCCAATCTTTTATTTTGACTTTAtgtatttctaaaataaaatattactacctGCGTCTCACATTTTGCCAACTCGATCCGTCCCACTATAAGAGTCACATTAAGTAGACCACACATTTCAAcaaccaattctactcacattttattataaaactaatatatatataagtgggactcatagtcgactaactttttttttcatacataGGAGTTCGAGATACTTTCGGCAAGCGAACTAGCCCGGAAGCAACCTTGAACATGcccacagggaaattaatcccaaagtcGCGCCATCCAAGATTCAAACTCAAGACCTCCAAGATGGTGCCATATCCTTGCCACCcttctcaaccacttgagctataGGGCTTGGATGTCATAGTcgactaacttattcaactaacttttctttaaaattcttaaaatccgtcctcacactaaatgtgacaatgtgggacagaggtagtatgtgagattatattaatatttactaACTTATACTTGAGAAAATTAGAATAATAAGTAATCACATTTAAtgcatattattaatttatgttgaagatttaaaagaaaatggctaaatctaaataattacattaatattttaataacttATAGTTGAGAAATATGGTGTTATGTTGCAACATTAAAAATGGTAGACAAATCAAAAAGTGGcagaataattttaaaatattttcatttccaCATAAAAAATCCTCTATAGTTGACTTGAATCTTTGTTAAAAATGTTACTCCTTACAATTACTTTTTCCTTCTTGAACCTATAAGCTGACTTTCTTAATtgataatatttcatttttagagtAAAGAAAagcaaaatgaaaattttaaacttttaactAATTAGTAGTAACATTACATGTAAAgggtattaaaataaaatactagctAGTGTAACACAATTAAAGTAGTGTAATCCATTAAAAAAGTTCGAAATATTAAGTGAATCTTTTTCAACATATAGAGAGCATTAAAAATATAACAGACTCTCCCTCCATTTCTACAAAATAGATAACATTTCAACATAACGAATTTTAATGCacggtaaaataaaaaaaataaaaaataattaaagtattgtcaaaaaaataaaacccACCGAAAAAAGTgtctttaaataaaattaacatatttttaatGGATATCCTAAAATGGAATGTGGTCTATTTTTAAAAGAGTATTAAAaatgtagtactagtataatccatttaaaaagttaaaaatatacAATGaataattttctaaatataaagagcattaaaaatataataggaATACTAGCACACATGTGACAAGTTTGTACTACTATTGCTTTCGTCCCAACTAACTAAGATGACACagtttcctttttagtttatcccaaccAAAATGACTGATTTCCATTTTAGTAACTTTGTTCTCCCATTAATATACCCAACCATTTCTTCTCTttctaataaaatattcaacCATTTTTCTCTAATCATTTAATACTTCAACacattctctttctctctccaattaaccgCACTAACCAGCAATTCCTAAAAATCTCATGCGGACTAACAAatatgtcatcttagccgggagagagggagggagtagTAGCTAATAACGAAAGACtgtattcaattaaaaaatgaaacaagaTATGCAGAATTGTAAAGGgatttaaattaagaaaaaaacaaTTATTGTTTAACAGTCGCAGTTAGTAGAAACAACAAAAGCATAAAAACAGAGAGTCCGATGCCCTCTGAGCTTCaatctaaaaagtaaaaacaacTCACAGTAGGCTTTAGTATCGGCCAATGCCCCAAACTCGCACCACTCCATCCGTATATCCACTGAAAAGCGTGCTTCCATCTGCGCTCCAGTTTAGACTCGTGCAATATATCACCTAAACACATAAACCCACTCATCAAAAGCAAACACCAAGATTTTACACTACTAAAAATCATAGTAGGAATAAAGATCAAAGGAAGACATCTAGCAATCAATTCCATCAATTTACTATTTATGACCTTCAACTAAGAGTTACCAAAGAATGTAGACTGGAATACAACTAAGACCATAATAAGAAAGATTCAAAGCCACACAAAGATTAAAGGAATACATCTAGCAATCAATTCCATATATTTGTTCTTGTTGAGGTTCAACTAAGAGTAACCAGAGAATATATGGTGTGTTTATTATAAAACTGGAATACAACTAAGGCAATAATAATCAACATTTGACTAATCTTATCTCTTTTTCTATTGCACTTTCTCAAAAGCTTATCTCattactccctacgtcccactcaactcaagatgtccacctttatttttagtttgtctcactcaaGATGATGTCCACTTTCTATACCTATATATCCCTATCTCCTCTCTCctcataaaaaatattcaactacttcCTTAGTCCCATAGTCCCACTTAAGATTAcacaatttctatttttagtttgttccaaatAAGAtaacacatttctattttttaaaactttctcTCTCGAAATAATACATTCAAGCACTTTTCTATTTCCAATTAAATATTCAGCTATCTTTCTCTATCCATTTAATACTTACTACCTCCTCCTACACttattattttgtgaatttgatAAACAGACCGCACACAACCTTGAGATATTTATTCCTAACTACGCAACCAAATATAAGGTCTTGATAAGAAAAGACTCAATCTTTAACAATAAGCAATAACAAACAACACATGATTCATAAGAGATTTATACAATACCTTAGTTTTTCCAGCTGCGGTTTGTGCTCCATCTGAAACCAACTCGCTCTCATGCTTCAAATCAACCTTAAGATCCACCACAACGCTCTTGCTCTCCAAGTCCCAGATCTTAATGCTTGACTCCGTGGCCGCGCACAGCCAGTACCGGTTCGGGCTAAAGCACAACGAATGAATAATCGATCCCGCATCCAGCGAGTACAGCTTCTTCCCCTCCGCCAAATCCCACAGCAAAATCACCCCATCCTTCCCCCCGCTCGCGCAAAGCGAGCCATCAGGCGACACCGCGGCCGTGTTCACATAGCCAGAGTGGCCGGCGAGAGTAGATCTCAGTTTACAGTTGCTCAAATTCCAAATCTTCACCGTCCGATCCCAGGATCCGGAGACGATCGTGGGCTGCAAGGTGTTGGGGGAGAATCGGACGCAGGAGACCCAATCGGAGTGGGCGTCGGCGTCCTGGATTGTGTACTTGCACTCGCCGAGGGTGTTCCAGAGCTTGATCGACTTGTCGCGGGAGGCGGAGACGATCTGGCGGTTGTCGACGGAGAAGGCGACGGAGAGGACGTCCTTGGTGTGGCCGACGAAGCGGCGGGCGGTGGTGCCGGCGGCGAGGTCCCAGAGGCGGAGCTCGCCGTCCCAGGAGCCGGAGAGGGCGAACTGGCCGTCGGAGGAGAGGACGACGTCCTGAACGAAGTGAGAGTGGCCGGTCAGGCGGCGGCGGGCGACGCCGTAGGAGCGGTCCTCCTTGGTAAGGGACCAGACGATGATGGACTTGTCGCGGGAGGCGGTGACGATCATGTCGGAGTTGTCGATTGGGGTGGCAATGGCGGTCACCCAGTCGGTGTGGGCGCGCATCGTGCCGCGGAGGACAAGCTGTTCCTGCGCCATTGATTGAATTGAAGAGAGCGGCGGCGGGGGGGGGAGAGAGGCGGAAATGGGAAGCCCTAATTCTtgaatttggggattttatATAGGGAATATAGGGTTTTGGAGGGGGATTGGGTGAGTGGGCTAATACGATACGACTTTAGTCCAGTTGAGGAGAAAAATAATA is part of the Salvia splendens isolate huo1 chromosome 6, SspV2, whole genome shotgun sequence genome and encodes:
- the LOC121808590 gene encoding guanine nucleotide-binding protein subunit beta-like protein, with translation MAQEQLVLRGTMRAHTDWVTAIATPIDNSDMIVTASRDKSIIVWSLTKEDRSYGVARRRLTGHSHFVQDVVLSSDGQFALSGSWDGELRLWDLAAGTTARRFVGHTKDVLSVAFSVDNRQIVSASRDKSIKLWNTLGECKYTIQDADAHSDWVSCVRFSPNTLQPTIVSGSWDRTVKIWNLSNCKLRSTLAGHSGYVNTAAVSPDGSLCASGGKDGVILLWDLAEGKKLYSLDAGSIIHSLCFSPNRYWLCAATESSIKIWDLESKSVVVDLKVDLKHESELVSDGAQTAAGKTKVIYCTSLNWSADGSTLFSGYTDGVVRVWGIGRY